One genomic window of Thalassolituus hydrocarboniclasticus includes the following:
- the gspH gene encoding type II secretion system minor pseudopilin GspH, protein MTKRLQQGFTLLEVMVVLAIIGGLLAMATLSSGDRQAQDETTQFARHLSTLFSAYRQEAVFQNIDLGVAMDEQALQLLSFQDVNSQEFSANKTREELEKLSQNPWQPYSGSLKSQLEAPEHVFITLEVEGQKVDFDELLDEKDGAKPALMFLSSDEYTPYLLTLTHDSDDHFQVLIRGDGFGAPLIKVETYEN, encoded by the coding sequence ATGACTAAGCGACTTCAGCAGGGCTTTACCCTGCTGGAGGTGATGGTGGTGCTGGCCATTATTGGTGGCCTGCTCGCCATGGCAACCCTGAGCAGTGGCGATCGTCAGGCTCAGGATGAAACCACGCAGTTTGCCCGTCACCTCAGCACTCTGTTCTCAGCCTATCGGCAGGAGGCGGTATTTCAGAATATCGACCTCGGTGTTGCTATGGATGAACAGGCACTGCAGCTGCTCAGCTTTCAGGATGTGAACAGCCAGGAATTCAGCGCCAATAAAACCCGGGAAGAGCTGGAAAAACTCAGCCAGAACCCCTGGCAGCCTTACAGTGGCAGCCTGAAGTCACAGCTTGAGGCGCCAGAGCACGTGTTTATCACACTTGAGGTAGAAGGGCAGAAAGTCGATTTCGACGAGCTGCTGGATGAAAAAGACGGTGCTAAGCCGGCATTGATGTTTCTTTCTTCTGACGAATACACACCTTATCTGCTGACACTGACCCATGACAGTGATGATCACTTTCAGGTTCTGATTCGCGGTGACGGTTTCGGGGCGCCGCTGATTAAGGTGGAAACCTATGAAAACTGA
- the gspG gene encoding type II secretion system major pseudopilin GspG encodes MRNANRQQGFTLLEVMVVLAIIGGIMALVATNIIGSAGDARVKTTKSQIKLIENALDLYKLDNFTYPTTEQGLEALVKKPSSSPEPKNYKSGGYLKGNNIPTDSWGNEFLYFLDKGQYEIVSLGADGQEGGEGEGADISSLDQ; translated from the coding sequence ATGCGCAACGCAAACCGCCAACAGGGTTTTACATTACTTGAGGTAATGGTGGTGCTGGCGATCATCGGCGGCATTATGGCGCTGGTTGCGACCAATATTATTGGCTCGGCCGGCGATGCCCGGGTCAAAACCACCAAGAGTCAGATCAAGCTGATCGAAAACGCACTGGATCTGTACAAGCTGGACAATTTTACTTACCCAACCACCGAGCAGGGCCTGGAAGCGCTGGTAAAAAAACCAAGCAGCTCGCCTGAGCCGAAAAACTACAAATCCGGCGGCTACCTGAAGGGTAACAATATTCCTACCGATTCCTGGGGTAACGAGTTCCTGTACTTCCTCGACAAAGGCCAGTATGAAATCGTTTCTCTGGGGGCCGACGGCCAGGAAGGTGGTGAGGGTGAAGGCGCTGACATCAGCAGCCTGGATCAGTAA
- the gspF gene encoding type II secretion system inner membrane protein GspF, protein MAAFEYQAIDGRGKQQKGVLEADSARQVRQQLRDKGWTPLAVEQTAQKQKKDSLFERQPSLSVPELALITRQLATLIQAGLPIDESLRALSEQTGKQRIKAMILAIRAKVLEGYTLAKALAEYPKAFPHLYRSTVSAGEHAGHLDGVLNRLADYTEARQAADQKIKLAAMYPVILTIVAIGIVVGLLTYVVPDIVDVFVKNGQELPGLTQFMLDLSHFITAWGMYTLIAIIVGLIAFGRALKSPAFRSRYHHFLLQVPGLRGFVKDANTARFGSTLAILTTSGVPLVDAMRIASQVVTNMPIQQSLTQATVTVSEGGSLHKALAETGYFPPIMLHMIASGENSGELDSMLARTAQQQETSLENTVSALVKIFEPVMLLVMGGIVATIVAAIMLPILELQKMVQ, encoded by the coding sequence ATGGCAGCATTTGAATATCAGGCCATCGACGGCCGCGGCAAGCAGCAGAAGGGCGTACTGGAAGCCGACAGCGCCCGTCAGGTACGCCAGCAACTGCGAGACAAAGGCTGGACGCCGCTGGCCGTTGAGCAGACCGCCCAGAAACAGAAAAAAGACAGCCTGTTTGAGCGTCAGCCGAGTTTATCGGTGCCTGAGCTGGCGCTGATCACCCGTCAGCTGGCAACGCTTATTCAGGCAGGCCTGCCGATTGATGAGTCGCTGCGTGCGCTGTCAGAGCAAACCGGTAAACAGCGCATTAAAGCCATGATTCTGGCGATCCGGGCCAAAGTGCTTGAAGGCTACACACTGGCCAAAGCGCTGGCGGAATACCCCAAAGCCTTCCCGCATCTGTATCGTTCAACCGTTAGCGCCGGTGAACATGCCGGTCATCTGGACGGCGTTCTCAACCGTCTGGCCGATTACACCGAAGCCCGGCAGGCCGCGGACCAGAAGATCAAACTGGCGGCCATGTATCCGGTGATTCTGACCATTGTGGCTATCGGTATTGTCGTGGGGCTGCTCACTTACGTTGTGCCGGATATCGTTGATGTGTTTGTGAAAAACGGTCAGGAACTGCCGGGTCTGACGCAGTTTATGCTCGATCTGAGTCATTTTATTACCGCCTGGGGCATGTACACCCTGATCGCCATTATCGTTGGCCTGATCGCCTTTGGCCGGGCGCTGAAAAGTCCGGCATTCCGCAGTCGCTATCATCATTTTCTGCTGCAGGTACCGGGCTTACGTGGCTTCGTTAAAGACGCCAATACCGCACGCTTCGGCAGCACGCTGGCGATTCTGACCACCAGCGGTGTGCCTCTGGTGGACGCCATGCGCATTGCCAGTCAGGTGGTGACCAATATGCCGATTCAGCAGTCACTGACTCAGGCCACCGTCACCGTCAGCGAGGGTGGTAGTCTGCATAAAGCGTTGGCTGAAACCGGTTATTTCCCGCCCATCATGCTGCACATGATTGCCAGTGGTGAAAACAGTGGTGAGCTGGACAGTATGCTGGCGCGTACCGCACAGCAGCAGGAAACGTCGCTGGAAAATACGGTGTCTGCACTGGTTAAGATTTTTGAGCCCGTCATGCTGCTGGTGATGGGTGGTATTGTGGCAACAATTGTCGCGGCAATTATGTTGCCGATTCTTGAATTACAAAAAATGGTTCAGTAG
- the gspE gene encoding type II secretion system ATPase GspE — MTAVTPEHPTDDPSSHVPPAQHQATSLATRLPFGFAKRFGVVVEGGQEQLVLIHKEGIGVDVIMEVQRFLAAPFRLEAVSKEEFERRLGLAYQSDSSETMEMVEGLGDEMDLASLADSVPETEDLLEQEGDAPIIRLINALLTEAVKENASDIHVETYEKRLVVRFRVDGVLREVVQPKRALSALLISRIKVMAKLDIAEKRVPQDGRIALRIGGREVDVRVSTMPSSFGERVVMRLLDKQAGRLSLSQLGMADRDLRTMRNIISKPHGIILVTGPTGSGKTTTLYGALSDLNDTSRNILTVEDPIEYSLPGIGQTQVNTKVEMTFAKGLRAILRQDPDVVMIGEIRDLETVEIAIQASLTGHLVLSTLHTNTAIGAVTRLQDMGVEPFLLSSSLIGVIAQRLVRVLCNDCKIEAVADASECELLGVDATNPPTIYHAKGCDKCNQLGYRGRQGIYEIIEVDEKMKTLIHDRSGEQAMEQHARTLGPSIRQDGVRKVLGGSTTIEELLRVAKG; from the coding sequence ATGACAGCGGTAACTCCAGAACATCCGACAGACGATCCATCCTCTCATGTGCCGCCGGCCCAGCATCAGGCTACCAGCCTGGCAACCCGTCTGCCTTTTGGCTTTGCCAAGCGTTTTGGCGTGGTTGTGGAAGGCGGGCAGGAGCAACTGGTGCTGATCCATAAAGAAGGCATCGGTGTTGATGTCATCATGGAAGTGCAGCGTTTTTTGGCAGCACCATTCCGCCTGGAAGCTGTCAGCAAAGAAGAATTTGAACGCCGTCTTGGGCTGGCTTACCAGAGTGATTCCTCTGAAACCATGGAAATGGTTGAAGGTCTGGGCGACGAAATGGATCTGGCCAGTCTGGCCGATTCCGTTCCGGAAACCGAAGATTTACTGGAGCAGGAGGGCGACGCACCGATTATCCGCCTGATCAACGCTCTGCTGACCGAAGCAGTAAAAGAAAACGCCTCCGATATTCACGTTGAAACCTATGAAAAGCGTCTGGTTGTACGCTTCCGCGTCGATGGTGTGCTGCGCGAAGTGGTACAGCCCAAGCGTGCACTGTCAGCACTGCTGATTTCCCGTATCAAGGTTATGGCCAAGCTGGATATTGCCGAGAAACGCGTGCCACAGGACGGTCGTATCGCACTGCGTATCGGTGGTCGCGAAGTGGATGTGCGGGTATCAACCATGCCATCAAGCTTTGGTGAGCGGGTGGTGATGCGTCTGCTGGATAAGCAGGCCGGACGTCTGAGTCTGTCCCAGCTGGGCATGGCTGATCGTGATCTGCGCACCATGCGCAATATCATCAGCAAACCACACGGCATTATTCTGGTCACCGGTCCGACCGGTTCCGGTAAAACCACCACACTGTATGGCGCACTGAGCGATCTGAACGATACAAGCCGCAACATCCTGACCGTCGAAGATCCGATTGAATACAGCCTGCCGGGTATTGGCCAGACGCAGGTAAATACCAAGGTTGAGATGACCTTTGCCAAAGGCCTGCGCGCCATTCTGCGTCAGGACCCTGACGTGGTGATGATCGGTGAGATCCGCGACCTGGAAACGGTAGAAATCGCTATTCAGGCGTCATTAACCGGTCACCTTGTGCTTTCCACACTGCACACCAATACCGCGATCGGTGCCGTTACCCGTTTGCAGGATATGGGCGTTGAGCCGTTTCTGCTGTCGTCCAGTCTGATTGGCGTGATCGCCCAGCGTCTGGTGCGGGTGTTATGCAATGACTGCAAGATTGAAGCGGTCGCCGATGCCAGCGAATGCGAGCTGCTGGGCGTTGATGCAACCAACCCGCCAACCATTTACCACGCCAAGGGCTGTGATAAGTGCAACCAGCTAGGTTATCGCGGCCGCCAGGGTATTTACGAGATCATCGAAGTCGATGAGAAAATGAAAACCCTGATTCACGACCGCTCCGGCGAGCAGGCCATGGAGCAGCACGCGCGCACGCTGGGGCCAAGCATCCGTCAGGATGGCGTTCGCAAAGTATTGGGTGGCAGCACCACCATTGAAGAGCTGCTGCGGGTGGCGAAAGGTTAA
- a CDS encoding UDP-glucose dehydrogenase family protein, with product MNITVVGTGYVGLVTGACFAEMGNSVTCVDTDETKVHQLKEGIIPIYEPGLEAIVRENSKAGRLLFNTSLSQAMQQSALYFIAVGTPPGENGSADLTYVLEVAREIGRNLQDYAVIVNKSTVPVGTAEKVRDAIRAELNARGADIAFDVVSNPEFLKEGAAIDDFMRPDRIIIGVDSDRAREQMAELYHSFSRNHDKLMFMGIRDAELTKYAANAMLATKISFMNEVANLAERMGVDIENVRKGIGSDSRIGYSFIYPGCGYGGSCFPKDVQALIHMGDEFSFDTSILRAVEERNQAQKQRLFEKLQQRFGEDMSGRTIGVWGLAFKPGTDDMREASSVALINRLVVAGAVVRAYDPVAMDEARRWFAPELFERGQIVFCDHQYDALADADAMVLVTEWKPFRQPDFNAMKKLLKHPIIIDGRNQYDPYALKAQGFDYAGIGRDLG from the coding sequence TTGAATATTACGGTGGTCGGGACGGGTTACGTTGGTCTGGTAACCGGCGCGTGTTTTGCCGAAATGGGCAACAGCGTTACCTGCGTAGATACAGATGAAACCAAGGTTCATCAGCTCAAGGAAGGCATTATCCCGATTTATGAGCCAGGCCTGGAGGCCATCGTACGGGAAAACAGCAAGGCCGGACGTCTGCTGTTTAACACTTCGTTATCTCAGGCAATGCAGCAATCTGCTTTGTACTTTATCGCGGTCGGCACCCCTCCGGGTGAAAACGGCTCGGCGGATCTTACCTATGTCCTGGAAGTCGCCCGTGAAATTGGTCGCAACCTGCAGGACTATGCCGTTATCGTCAATAAATCCACCGTGCCGGTTGGTACGGCAGAGAAAGTGCGCGATGCCATTCGCGCCGAGTTGAATGCCCGCGGTGCAGATATTGCGTTCGATGTCGTGTCTAATCCCGAGTTTCTGAAGGAGGGCGCAGCCATTGATGACTTTATGCGCCCGGACCGGATTATTATCGGCGTCGATTCAGATCGGGCGCGTGAGCAGATGGCTGAGCTGTATCACAGCTTCTCCCGCAATCATGACAAACTGATGTTTATGGGCATCCGTGATGCGGAACTCACCAAATATGCCGCCAACGCTATGCTGGCGACCAAAATCTCCTTTATGAATGAAGTCGCCAACCTGGCCGAGCGCATGGGCGTTGATATCGAAAACGTGCGCAAAGGCATCGGCTCTGACAGCCGTATTGGCTATTCCTTTATTTATCCCGGCTGCGGTTATGGCGGCTCCTGCTTCCCCAAAGATGTGCAGGCCCTGATCCATATGGGGGATGAATTCAGTTTCGATACCAGCATCCTGCGCGCCGTCGAAGAACGCAATCAGGCGCAGAAGCAACGTCTGTTTGAAAAGCTGCAGCAGCGTTTTGGCGAAGATATGAGCGGTCGTACCATTGGTGTCTGGGGGCTGGCATTCAAGCCCGGCACCGATGATATGCGCGAGGCCAGTTCTGTTGCGCTCATCAATCGTTTGGTGGTAGCGGGAGCTGTCGTACGTGCTTATGATCCGGTAGCCATGGACGAGGCGCGGCGCTGGTTTGCGCCAGAGCTGTTCGAGCGGGGGCAGATTGTGTTCTGTGATCACCAGTACGATGCACTGGCTGATGCCGACGCCATGGTACTGGTGACGGAGTGGAAGCCTTTCCGCCAGCCAGACTTTAACGCCATGAAAAAGCTGCTGAAACACCCCATTATTATCGACGGCCGGAACCAGTACGATCCTTATGCGCTCAAAGCGCAGGGTTTTGACTACGCCGGTATCGGACGCGACTTAGGTTAA
- a CDS encoding electron transfer flavoprotein subunit alpha/FixB family protein: MAILVIAEHDNATLKGATLNVVTAAAAIGGDVVVLVAGSNCGAAAEAAAKVAGVSKVLVADNAAYEYQLAENMGELVAELGKEYSHILAAATTTGKDFLPRAAALLDVNMLSEVTAVVDADTFSRPIYAGNAIATVKSSDSIKVMTVRGTAFDAAAAEGGSAAVETVAAVKDAGLSAFVGEELAKSDRPELTGAKIVVSGGRGMQNGDNFEMLYKVADKIGAAVGASRAAVDAGFVPNDMQVGQTGKIVAPDLYIAVGISGAIQHLAGMKDSKVIVAINKDEEAPIFQVADYGLVADLFDAVPALENAL; encoded by the coding sequence ATGGCTATTTTAGTAATCGCAGAGCACGATAACGCTACTCTGAAAGGCGCAACCCTGAACGTTGTAACTGCTGCTGCCGCTATCGGTGGTGATGTGGTTGTTCTGGTTGCCGGCAGCAACTGTGGCGCTGCTGCTGAAGCTGCTGCCAAAGTGGCTGGTGTAAGCAAAGTTCTGGTTGCCGACAACGCAGCCTACGAATATCAGCTGGCTGAAAACATGGGTGAGCTGGTTGCCGAACTGGGCAAAGAATACAGCCACATCCTGGCTGCAGCGACCACAACCGGTAAAGACTTCCTGCCACGCGCAGCGGCTCTGCTGGATGTGAACATGCTGTCTGAAGTGACTGCTGTTGTTGATGCAGACACCTTCTCCCGTCCTATCTATGCCGGTAACGCCATCGCGACCGTTAAATCTTCTGACAGCATCAAAGTGATGACTGTGCGTGGTACTGCGTTTGACGCAGCTGCGGCTGAAGGTGGTTCTGCGGCGGTTGAAACTGTTGCTGCTGTTAAAGATGCAGGCCTGTCCGCTTTTGTTGGTGAAGAGCTGGCTAAGTCTGATCGTCCTGAGCTGACCGGTGCCAAGATCGTTGTATCTGGTGGCCGTGGTATGCAGAACGGCGACAACTTCGAGATGCTGTACAAAGTGGCCGACAAAATCGGTGCTGCTGTTGGTGCATCCCGTGCAGCGGTTGACGCTGGTTTCGTACCTAACGATATGCAGGTCGGCCAGACCGGTAAGATCGTTGCTCCGGATCTGTACATCGCCGTTGGTATTTCCGGCGCGATCCAGCATCTGGCTGGTATGAAGGACTCTAAAGTCATTGTTGCTATCAACAAAGACGAAGAAGCTCCAATCTTCCAGGTGGCTGATTACGGCCTGGTTGCAGACCTGTTCGACGCAGTGCCTGCTCTGGAAAATGCTCTGTAA
- a CDS encoding electron transfer flavoprotein subunit beta/FixA family protein, producing MKVLVAVKRVIDYNVKVRVKPDNSDVDLTNVKMAMNPFCEIAVEEAVRLKEKGVATEVVVVSIGPKVAQEQIRTALALGADRGILIETEEKLESLTVAKLLKAVVEKEQPQLVLMGKQTIDSDNNQTGQMLGALTNMAQGTFASEVVVDGDKVNVTREIDGGLRTVALKLPAIVTTDLRLNEPRYASLPNIMKAKRKPLDVTTPADLGVAMTSTLSLVKVTPPAERQAGIKVGSVEELVEKLKNEAKVL from the coding sequence ATGAAGGTTCTTGTCGCTGTTAAACGCGTAATCGATTACAACGTAAAGGTTCGCGTCAAGCCAGATAACTCAGATGTTGATCTGACCAACGTTAAAATGGCTATGAACCCATTCTGTGAAATCGCAGTGGAAGAAGCGGTACGTCTGAAAGAAAAAGGCGTCGCTACTGAAGTGGTTGTGGTTTCTATCGGTCCTAAAGTGGCCCAGGAACAGATCCGTACTGCTCTGGCACTGGGTGCCGACCGTGGCATCCTGATCGAGACTGAAGAAAAACTGGAGTCTCTGACCGTTGCCAAACTGCTGAAAGCCGTTGTGGAAAAAGAACAGCCTCAACTGGTACTGATGGGTAAGCAAACCATCGACAGCGACAATAACCAGACCGGCCAGATGCTGGGCGCACTGACCAACATGGCTCAGGGTACTTTTGCTTCTGAAGTTGTTGTAGACGGCGACAAAGTAAACGTGACCCGTGAAATTGATGGTGGTCTGCGTACTGTTGCCCTGAAGCTGCCAGCTATCGTAACGACCGACCTGCGTCTGAACGAGCCTCGCTATGCTTCTCTGCCAAACATCATGAAAGCCAAGCGTAAGCCTCTGGATGTGACCACTCCTGCAGACCTGGGTGTGGCCATGACCTCTACTCTGTCTCTGGTTAAGGTGACTCCACCGGCCGAGCGTCAGGCTGGCATTAAAGTCGGCAGCGTAGAAGAGCTGGTCGAAAAACTGAAGAACGAAGCCAAAGTGCTGTAA
- a CDS encoding electron transfer flavoprotein-ubiquinone oxidoreductase, with amino-acid sequence MQREVMEYDVVIVGGGPAGLSTACRIKQLAETAGQELSVCLVEKGSEVGAHILSGAVIEDRALTELFPDWKEMGAPLNTPVKGDEVYFLTSNEKSIKTPHWAIPKPMHNDGNYIVSLGNVCRWLAEQAENLGVEIYPGFTAAEYIVEDGAIKGIVTGDMGVGHDGQPKDEYVPGMELRAKYTVFAEGCRGHLGKQLIAEYKLDEGKDPQHYGIGIKELWDIDPAKHDEGLVLHGAGWPLSESKSSGGFFLYHAENNQVVVGLITDLSYSNPHLSPFDEFQRMKHHPVIAKYLDGGKRVSYGARAIAKGGLNCLPKMTFPGGLVVGCDAGTLNFAKIKGTHTAMKSGLVAAEELFKAIQAGRANDEVTEFTAAFEASWAYQELHRSRNFGPAMHKFGTFLGGAFNYIDQNILPMPFTLHDTTPDHATLKPAAECPKIDYPKPDGKLSFAKLDSVFIGNVNHAEDQPCHLKLKDASIPLAVNLPTWDEPAQRYCPAGVYEIVEDENGKRFQINSQNCVHCKTCDIKDPSQNITWVTPEGAGGPNYPNM; translated from the coding sequence ATGCAACGTGAAGTAATGGAATATGACGTAGTGATCGTTGGCGGCGGCCCTGCAGGCCTGTCAACCGCATGTCGTATCAAGCAATTAGCCGAAACCGCCGGACAGGAACTGTCTGTATGTCTGGTTGAGAAAGGCTCCGAAGTTGGCGCTCATATCCTGTCCGGTGCGGTTATCGAAGACCGCGCACTGACCGAATTGTTCCCTGACTGGAAAGAAATGGGCGCCCCGCTCAACACTCCGGTTAAAGGCGACGAAGTTTACTTCCTGACCAGCAACGAAAAGTCGATCAAGACTCCACACTGGGCCATCCCTAAGCCGATGCACAACGATGGCAACTACATCGTTTCCCTGGGTAACGTATGCCGCTGGCTGGCCGAGCAGGCTGAAAACCTCGGCGTAGAGATCTACCCGGGCTTTACCGCCGCCGAATACATTGTTGAAGACGGCGCCATTAAAGGCATCGTGACCGGCGACATGGGCGTTGGCCACGACGGTCAGCCAAAAGATGAATACGTTCCGGGCATGGAGCTGCGTGCTAAATACACCGTATTCGCTGAAGGCTGTCGCGGTCACCTGGGCAAGCAGCTGATTGCTGAATACAAGCTGGATGAAGGCAAAGATCCGCAGCACTACGGTATCGGCATTAAAGAACTGTGGGATATCGACCCAGCCAAGCATGACGAAGGCTTGGTGCTGCACGGTGCCGGCTGGCCGCTGAGCGAGTCCAAATCTTCCGGTGGTTTCTTCCTGTACCACGCAGAAAACAACCAGGTGGTTGTTGGTCTGATCACCGACCTGTCGTACAGCAATCCACACCTGAGCCCGTTCGATGAATTCCAGCGCATGAAGCATCACCCTGTGATCGCCAAATACCTGGACGGCGGCAAGCGCGTATCTTACGGTGCCCGCGCAATCGCCAAAGGCGGCTTGAACTGCCTGCCTAAGATGACCTTCCCGGGCGGTCTGGTTGTTGGTTGTGATGCCGGCACCCTGAACTTCGCCAAGATCAAAGGTACTCACACTGCCATGAAGAGTGGCCTGGTGGCTGCTGAAGAGCTGTTCAAGGCTATTCAGGCTGGCCGTGCCAACGATGAAGTAACTGAATTCACCGCAGCCTTCGAAGCTTCCTGGGCTTATCAGGAACTGCACCGCAGCCGTAACTTTGGCCCGGCGATGCATAAGTTCGGCACATTCCTGGGCGGTGCTTTCAACTACATCGACCAGAATATCCTGCCGATGCCGTTCACTCTGCACGACACCACGCCAGATCATGCAACACTGAAGCCTGCGGCTGAGTGTCCGAAGATCGATTACCCGAAACCAGATGGCAAGCTGAGCTTCGCCAAGCTGGATTCTGTATTTATCGGTAACGTGAACCACGCCGAAGATCAGCCGTGCCACCTGAAGCTGAAAGACGCATCCATCCCACTGGCCGTCAATCTGCCAACCTGGGACGAGCCTGCGCAGCGCTACTGCCCTGCCGGCGTATACGAGATCGTCGAAGACGAGAACGGCAAGCGCTTCCAGATCAACTCACAGAACTGTGTTCACTGCAAAACCTGTGATATTAAAGATCCGTCTCAGAACATCACCTGGGTAACCCCGGAAGGTGCTGGCGGTCCGAACTATCCGAACATGTAA
- a CDS encoding DUF1285 domain-containing protein: MNLNALQQQLGLEAENQYPPVEKWHPQLSGDMDMVIRRDGTWWHEGVQIKREKLVRLFASILRKENDEYFLLTPVEKWRIRVEDRPLLIVMIEQDGEDIRAITNTGDTVTINSQHPLIMSFLDDVLIPEVNIRADLYARFSRNAFYELTEMAAADEDERYFVISGGQTFFLN; the protein is encoded by the coding sequence ATGAATCTGAATGCCTTGCAGCAACAGCTTGGTCTTGAGGCCGAAAATCAGTATCCACCGGTAGAAAAATGGCATCCGCAATTATCCGGTGATATGGATATGGTTATCCGTCGTGATGGGACCTGGTGGCACGAAGGTGTGCAGATAAAACGCGAAAAACTGGTGCGCTTATTTGCCAGCATCCTGCGCAAAGAAAATGATGAATATTTCCTGCTGACCCCGGTCGAAAAATGGCGCATCCGTGTTGAAGACCGGCCGCTGCTAATTGTCATGATTGAGCAGGATGGCGAAGACATTCGCGCCATCACCAATACCGGTGATACGGTGACTATTAATTCGCAGCATCCGCTGATTATGAGCTTTCTGGATGATGTGCTGATTCCGGAAGTGAATATCCGTGCGGATTTATACGCGCGTTTTTCACGTAATGCTTTTTATGAGCTGACCGAGATGGCTGCTGCAGATGAGGATGAGCGTTACTTTGTCATCAGTGGCGGACAAACGTTTTTCCTGAACTGA
- a CDS encoding radical SAM protein: protein MFNYIEPVFRPPSEARSLILQVTNGCSWNQCTFCDMYTQPQKKFRARDEADVLNEIRQAAALGPRFEKVFLADGDAMVLPVRRLTNILLAIKEHLPWVKRVGAYCLPRNIRKKSAEEMAELRKLGLGILYVGAESGDDEVLGFIKKGETWQSTLDALLKIKQAGIQSSVMILNGMGGVAYSEQHARNSALLMNEAQPDFLSTLIVSYPLGDQRVVEGFNGNYQLPDQHDLFVELRSLIAHLELTNTVFRSDHASNYLPLKGTLGADKATMLAQLDMAINNPERIRLRQEWQRGL, encoded by the coding sequence ATGTTCAACTACATCGAACCTGTATTCCGTCCACCCAGCGAAGCCCGCTCCCTTATTCTGCAAGTCACCAATGGCTGCTCGTGGAATCAGTGTACTTTCTGCGATATGTACACTCAGCCGCAAAAAAAATTCCGTGCCCGTGACGAAGCTGATGTACTGAATGAAATCCGTCAGGCGGCTGCTCTGGGTCCGCGTTTTGAAAAAGTCTTTCTGGCTGATGGCGATGCCATGGTGCTGCCGGTACGCCGCCTTACGAATATCCTGCTGGCCATTAAAGAACATCTGCCCTGGGTTAAGCGGGTGGGGGCTTATTGCCTGCCGCGCAATATCCGTAAAAAATCGGCGGAAGAGATGGCTGAGTTGCGCAAGCTGGGGCTTGGTATTCTTTATGTCGGCGCCGAAAGTGGTGACGATGAGGTGCTGGGCTTTATTAAAAAAGGCGAAACCTGGCAGAGTACGCTGGATGCGCTGTTAAAAATAAAACAGGCCGGCATTCAGTCATCGGTGATGATCCTGAATGGCATGGGTGGCGTTGCCTACAGTGAACAGCATGCACGCAACTCTGCACTGCTGATGAATGAGGCGCAGCCGGATTTTCTCTCAACATTAATTGTCAGCTATCCGCTCGGCGATCAGCGCGTTGTCGAGGGCTTTAATGGTAATTATCAGCTGCCGGATCAGCATGATCTGTTTGTGGAATTGCGCTCGTTAATTGCTCATCTTGAATTAACCAATACAGTTTTCCGCAGCGACCATGCGTCTAATTATTTACCGTTAAAGGGTACGCTCGGCGCGGACAAGGCAACTATGCTGGCGCAGCTGGATATGGCGATAAATAATCCGGAGCGCATTCGCCTGCGTCAGGAATGGCAAAGGGGGTTGTGA
- the pgsA gene encoding CDP-diacylglycerol--glycerol-3-phosphate 3-phosphatidyltransferase gives MNLPNILTLSRILMIPLMVVSFYWFGPDGKIGAAVLFALAAVTDWFDGYLARKLNQTTPLGAFLDPVADKLIVAVALVLLVEHFSSMWLTIPASIIVGREIVISALREWMAELGKRANIAVSYVGKVKTALQMASITILMASGDHPLLIEAGYATLYLAAVLTIWSMLVYLRAAWPELRGKA, from the coding sequence ATGAATTTGCCCAACATACTGACCCTGAGCCGCATTCTGATGATTCCGCTGATGGTGGTCAGTTTTTACTGGTTTGGCCCGGACGGGAAAATCGGTGCCGCCGTATTGTTTGCGCTCGCCGCCGTTACCGACTGGTTCGATGGCTATCTGGCGCGCAAGCTCAATCAGACCACGCCGCTGGGTGCCTTTCTCGATCCGGTGGCTGATAAGCTGATTGTTGCGGTTGCACTGGTCCTGTTGGTTGAGCATTTTTCCAGTATGTGGCTGACCATTCCGGCCTCCATTATCGTTGGTCGGGAAATTGTGATCTCAGCCCTGCGCGAGTGGATGGCTGAGCTGGGCAAGCGGGCCAATATTGCCGTGAGCTATGTTGGCAAAGTGAAAACAGCGCTGCAGATGGCCTCTATTACCATTCTGATGGCGTCCGGTGATCATCCGCTGTTAATTGAAGCGGGTTATGCGACCCTTTATCTGGCTGCGGTACTGACCATCTGGTCCATGCTGGTTTATCTGCGTGCGGCCTGGCCGGAACTGCGCGGCAAAGCATAA